The DNA sequence TCGAGCTTGATAATCTTCTCTTTGGAAAGCCCTTGAAATTTCCTTGCAATCCTGCTGATATATGGCTTCAGTTCGACTCTGTCCAGGGTAAGCTGTATGTGGCCCGCTTCCATCCTTGCCAGGTCAAGCAGTTCATTGACCAGCCTGCCCATCCTAAGTGACTCGTCATAAATGACGCTTGCCATTTCCTTTTTCTCTTCATCTGTCCCTGCAATGTCATCCACAATCGCTTCACTGTACCCCTGCATCATGGCGATTGGCGTCCTGAGCTCATGGGAGACATTGGCAATAAAGTCTTTTCTCAGCTTATCCAGCTGCCTTTCCTCTGTCATATCACGCAGAACGGCAACCGCTCCGCGGATAAAAGTATTGTTATACAAAGGGCTGACGATGATGACCCAGATTCTTCCCTGGATCGGCATTTCGCCTATCTGCTCTTTTCCCGTATCGACGGCGCGCTGAAACAGCTTCATTACTTCTGAAGGGACTGCTTCAATATTCGTACTCTCTTCCCCCTGCTCATAATACCAGTTCTGGATGAAGCGCTCAGCAGGAGGGTTGGTGACAAGGATGGTCCCGTCGCGGCTGAAGGTGATCACACCGTCCGCCATTCCGCTCAATATACTTGCAAGCTGCTCTTTTTCCTGGCTCAGAGCATTGATATTGAATTTCAGCTGCCTGCCCATCTGATTAAAAGCGGTTGCCAGCTCTCCGATTTCATCATGGGTGAGAATAGGGACCTTCGTATCAAACTTGCCCTTCGCCACTTCAAAAGCCGCCTCCCTCATTTTTCGGAGCGGCGCTGTGATTCTTGTTGATAGGAAGAATGCAAAGATGGTGGTCAGGATAATGGCGATTCCTGCAGCAAGAATAATGAACTTAGTGGTTGATCTTGTCGTTTTCTGCATTTCTTCAAGAGACTGGTATATAAATACAGCTCCGGTGTCCCCATCGTCAACATACGGCACACCGATGATCAGGATGCGTGAATCCTCCTCAGAATTACCGCTGGCCGGGTATGGATATACCTTCTTGACTGACCGTCCGGAAAAAGCCTCGGCCAGCCCTTTATCTTCCATGAAGAATTCGCGGGGGAGCTCGATCGGCTCTCCTTTGTCAGGTGAATGGTAATACTCTTCATCGCTCTTGATGATAGCAATATTGGTCACGTCATCGACCAGTTCCCAGGAAATCTCCAGCCCCACATCAAGGTCATGCTCCTTGAGAATCACGGAGATCTTGTTGGCCGTTTTGGTCAGCCCTTTTTCAATCTCATTGATCTGGTTGTTCTCGAAAAACTCAAGAAGGAGTACCGTAAGGGTAAAAAGGACAAAGGCCACCAGAAAAATGATTGTGATCCAAAGCTTGCCTACTACACTGCGCCAAAACATCATTCATTAACAACCTCGAATTTGTAGCCGACGCCCCAGACCGTAACGATCATCCGCGCTGCCTGCTCAGATACTTTATTCAGCTTTTCCCTCAGCCTTTTCACATGTGTGTCAACTGTCCTTAAATCTCCGAAAAATTCATACTGCCAGACTTCCTTAAGCAGCTGCTCGCGGTCGAAAACCTTATCTGGAGATTTTGCAAGGAAATACAGGAGCTCATATTCCTTGGGAGTCAGGCTGACCTCTTTACCGTCTGCAATTACCCGGTGGGCATCATTATCGATGGTTAAATGCCGGAATACGATTACATCTTTTGCAGCAGTTTCAGTCTGCAGGTAGCTCGTCGTGCTGGACCGGCGCAGAAGTGCCTTTACCCGGAGGACAACCTCCCGCGGGCTGAACGGCTTGACGATATAATCATCTGTCCCTGCTTCAAAGCCCTGGACCCGGTTCACTTCCTCGCCCTTCGCTGTCAGCATGATGACAGGCGTCGCCTTTCTTTCCCTGAGCTCACGGCATACTTCGATCCCATCCTTGCCCGGCATCATCAAGTCCAGCAGGATAACATCATAATCAGTTTCAAAAGCCTTCTCCAGAGCCTCGCTGCCGTCACCGGCTTCTTCAATCACATAGTTCTCCCTCTCCAGGTACATCTTTAAAAGCCGCCTGATTCTTACCTCATCGTCCACTACCAGGATTTTGGTTTCTCTTTCCATATAAAATCCTCCTTTAATAGATCAGCTGCGAGGGGTCCCCTGGGCAGCCGGAATGCCGCAAATGTCTATATTTTAAAAAAAGCCTCCACATAGAAATCGTGAAGGCTTTATGGAATTATTGTCAGGATCCCGCGTATGAGTGCAGACCTGCAATGACAAGATTGACTGCAACCAGGTTAAACATAATGATGGCAAACCCGATGACTGCGAGCCATGCCGATTTTTCTCCATGCCAGCCCTTGGACAGCCGGAGATGAAGGAAAGCAGCGTAGAACAGGAATGTGACAAGCGCCCATACCTCTTTCGGGTCCCAGCCCCAGAATCTCGTCCAGGCAATTTGTGCCCAGATCATCGCAAAGATAAGCCCTCCCAGCGTAAATACCGGGAATCCTATCAAGACTGAACGGTATCCGATTTCATCCACAAGGTCCAGTTTGATGTTGCGGACCAGCGGCTGGATGCTTGCAGCAATCCTCTTGCGGAGGATTAGCCTGAGCAATCCGTAAAGGATGAGTCCTGCCCCGATCGACCATATGACAGTATTCAGTTTTTTAGCATTGATGATAGCCGGCATTTCCACAAGCGGCTCAAATCTGCCGTCAGTGGTAAGTGTTCCTTCATGAGGGCCCGTTATGGCAGGCATGGTGTATTCAAGTACTGATTCCTGGTCCCCTTTGTCTATCCATGTAAAGCTTGCTTTATAATCCGCCGCTGAGAAAATGGATGAGACCGCAATGAAACCTACAGTACAAATAAGTCCGAACATGACTGCTTCAAGCCAGAAGGTCCGTTTGCTGGATTTTGACTGGTCAACAGCCTTCACCAGATAGATCAGGCCTGCTGCAAAGCTGACTGAAAGAATCGCTTC is a window from the Bacillus infantis NRRL B-14911 genome containing:
- a CDS encoding ATP-binding protein; the encoded protein is MMFWRSVVGKLWITIIFLVAFVLFTLTVLLLEFFENNQINEIEKGLTKTANKISVILKEHDLDVGLEISWELVDDVTNIAIIKSDEEYYHSPDKGEPIELPREFFMEDKGLAEAFSGRSVKKVYPYPASGNSEEDSRILIIGVPYVDDGDTGAVFIYQSLEEMQKTTRSTTKFIILAAGIAIILTTIFAFFLSTRITAPLRKMREAAFEVAKGKFDTKVPILTHDEIGELATAFNQMGRQLKFNINALSQEKEQLASILSGMADGVITFSRDGTILVTNPPAERFIQNWYYEQGEESTNIEAVPSEVMKLFQRAVDTGKEQIGEMPIQGRIWVIIVSPLYNNTFIRGAVAVLRDMTEERQLDKLRKDFIANVSHELRTPIAMMQGYSEAIVDDIAGTDEEKKEMASVIYDESLRMGRLVNELLDLARMEAGHIQLTLDRVELKPYISRIARKFQGLSKEKIIKLESEFSITEDDFVFDPDRIEQVLTNLIDNAIRHTPEDGSVKITVKSEEKGLMVEVSDSGSGIPEEDLPFVFERFYKADKARTRGRSGTGLGLAIAKNIIDAHKGQISVQSKLQQGTTFSFVIPRNIE
- the ccsB gene encoding c-type cytochrome biogenesis protein CcsB, whose protein sequence is MVALSGNLLYTAFILYLIATLFFGGSIRDKKHGAGQKSPNRWAKIAIIVTIAGFAAQLGYFITRWVASGHAPVSNLFEFMTFFGMSLVGAFIIIYFLYRTPMLGVFTMPVALLVIAYASMFPRDISPLIPALQSDWLYIHVTTVSIGEAILSVSFAAGLIYLVKAVDQSKSSKRTFWLEAVMFGLICTVGFIAVSSIFSAADYKASFTWIDKGDQESVLEYTMPAITGPHEGTLTTDGRFEPLVEMPAIINAKKLNTVIWSIGAGLILYGLLRLILRKRIAASIQPLVRNIKLDLVDEIGYRSVLIGFPVFTLGGLIFAMIWAQIAWTRFWGWDPKEVWALVTFLFYAAFLHLRLSKGWHGEKSAWLAVIGFAIIMFNLVAVNLVIAGLHSYAGS
- a CDS encoding response regulator transcription factor, with product MERETKILVVDDEVRIRRLLKMYLERENYVIEEAGDGSEALEKAFETDYDVILLDLMMPGKDGIEVCRELRERKATPVIMLTAKGEEVNRVQGFEAGTDDYIVKPFSPREVVLRVKALLRRSSTTSYLQTETAAKDVIVFRHLTIDNDAHRVIADGKEVSLTPKEYELLYFLAKSPDKVFDREQLLKEVWQYEFFGDLRTVDTHVKRLREKLNKVSEQAARMIVTVWGVGYKFEVVNE